From a region of the Triticum aestivum cultivar Chinese Spring chromosome 7D, IWGSC CS RefSeq v2.1, whole genome shotgun sequence genome:
- the LOC123168313 gene encoding pollen receptor-like kinase 4, producing MAGAPPLPARLLWIAVCVLLLPTAAHAARQLADSSPSPDAAADALLKLKSGIKDDAGVLRNWSPGTRPCAGAGSSWAGVICHKGEVTGLQLENMALSGTIDLRPLKGLRGLRSVSFMDNQFTGPMPDVNELPGLRAIFLSGNKFSGEIPADAFDGMSSLKKVALSKNNFSGPIPASLAGVPRLMDLLLDDNKFQGKIPDLPQKELKVVNVANNELEGEIPASLKSMGAAMFAGNKKLCSGLLDQKCAAPPTSLTPAPAKTETPPSSPPPAPAKTETPPSSDKGGAQPSTPAVPAAHKTTGPPADKATQDAAPKEPTEGSMSYGFLVAILGVLALLGFALLALQRRRREYDTENFGPSISKKPSMRKINAEPTKGDSGRMAASAGSPTAATASAAGGGTRKAGEQGRLTFVREDRGRLFELQDLLKATAEVLGGNAGSNLGLCYRATLTGGQSIVVKRFKEMNRVGREEFEEHMRRLGRLSHPNLLPLVAYYYRKEEKLLMHDYVQNKSLAHLLHGEGRGVKKAVVHWAARLKIIKGVASALSYMYDELPMLTVPHGHLKSSNILLDERFEPLMTDYALVPVMNQSHAAQLMVAFKSPERKQFGKSSKKSDVWCLGLLILEILTGRPPSYDLKASAAPEQEQQNPNDLAGLVASTPEENWLRKVVDPDLRFDDEADKAEAVKLIKIGLACCDGNAESRSELKDAVKGIEELKAKGRGDREDNSFYSSISDGTERDEDFTNVAIH from the exons ATGGCCGGAGCGCCACCCCTCCCCGCGCGCCTCTTGTGGATCGCTGTCTGCGTCCTCCTGCTCCCGACCGCCGCCCACGCCGCGCGCCAGCTAGCTGACAGCTCCCcgtcgcccgacgccgccgccgacgcgcTCCTCAAGCTGAAGAGCGGCATTAAGGACGACGCCGGCGTGCTGCGCAACTGGTCGCCGGGCACACGCCCCTGCGCCGGCGCCGGCTCCAGCTGGGCGGGCGTCATATGCCACAAGGGCGAAGTGACGGGCCTGCAGCTGGAGAACATGGCTTTGTCCGGCACGATCGACCTGCGCCCGCTCAAGGGCCTCCGCGGCCTCCGCTCGGTTAGCTTCATGGACAATCAGTTCACCGGCCCCATGCCCGACGTGAACGAGCTCCCCGGGCTTCGCGCCATCTTCCTCTCCGGGAACAAGTTCTCCGGCGAGATCCCTGCCGACGCGTTCGACGGGATGAGCTCGCTCAAGAAGGTGGCCCTGTCCAAGAACAATTTCTCCGGCCCAATCCCAGCCTCGCTCGCCGGCGTTCCCAGGCTCATGGACCTGCTGCTGGATGATAACAAGTTCCAGGGCAAAATCCCTGACCTCCCGCAGAAGGAATTAAAGGTCGTCAATGTCGCTAACAATGAGCTGGAGGGGGAGATTCCGGCGAGCCTCAAATCCATGGGCGCCGCCATGTTTGCCG GCAATAAGAAGCTTTGCAGTGGATTACTTGACCAGAAATGCGCGGCCCCGCCGACGTCACTGACTCCGGCGCCGGCTAAAACGGAAACGCCTCCGTCGTCTCCGCCGCCAGCGCCTGCTAAAACGGAAACGCCTCCGTCGTCTGACAAAGGCGGAGCCCAGCCATCGACACCGGCAGTCCCGGCGGCACACAAGACGACGGGCCCGCCGGCAGACAAGGCCACACAAGATGCTGCTCCTAAGGAGCCCACCGAGGGCTCTATGTCCTACGGCTTCCTGGTGGCAATCCTCGGCGTGCTGGCCCTCTTGGGCTTCGCGCTCTTGGCGCTTCAGAGGCGGCGGCGAGAGTACGACACCGAGAATTTCGGCCCGTCAATCTCGAAGAAGCCCTCGATGAGGAAGATCAACGCAGAGCCAACGAAGGGCGACTCGGGGCGCATGGCCGCATCGGCAGGCTCCCCTACCGCCGCAACTGCTTCGGCAGCCGGAGGTGGCACGCGTAAGGCGGGGGAGCAGGGGCGGCTGACGTTCGTGCGCGAGGACCGGGGCAGGTTATTCGAGCTGCAGGACCTGCTCAAGGCGACGGCGGAGGTGCTGGGCGGCAACGCCGGCTCCAACCTCGGCCTGTGCTACCGCGCGACCCTGACCGGCGGGCAGTCCATCGTGGTGAAGCGGTTCAAGGAGATGAACCGCGTGGGCAGGGAGGAGTTCGAGGAGCACATGCGGCGGCTGGGGCGGCTCTCCCACCCCAACCTCCTCCCGCTCGTCGCCTACTACTACCGCAAGGAGGAGAAGCTCCTGATGCACGACTACGTCCAGAACAAGAGCCTCGCCCACCTCCTCCACGGCGAGGGGCGCGGGGTGAAGAAGGCGGTGGTGCACTGGGCGGCGCGGCTCAAGATCATCAAGGGCGTGGCGAGCGCGCTGAGCTACATGTACGACGAGCTGCCGATGCTGACGGTGCCGCACGGCCACCTCAAGTCCTCCAACATCCTGCTGGACGAGCGCTTCGAGCCGCTGATGACCGACTACGCGCTGGTGCCGGTGATGAACCAGTCCCACGCCGCGCAGCTCATGGTGGCCTTCAAGTCGCCCGAGCGGAAGCAGTTCGGCAAGTCGTCCAAGAAGAGCGACGTCTGGTGCCTCGGGCTCCTCATCCTCGAGATCCTCACGGGGCGGCCGCCGTCGTACGACCTGAAGGCGTCGGCGGCGCCGGAGCAGGAGCAGCAGAACCCGAACGACCTCGCCGGCCTCGTGGCGTCGACGCCGGAGGAGAACTGGCTGCGGAAGGTGGTGGACCCGGACCTCAGGTTCGACGACGaggcggacaaggcggaggcggtgAAGCTGATCAAGATCGGCTTGGCGTGCTGCGACGGCAACGCGGAGAGCCGGTCGGAGCTCAAGGACGCGGTGAAGGGGATCGAGGAGCTCAAGGCCAAAGGACGCGGCGACAGGGAGGACAACTCCTTCTACTCGTCGATAAGCGACGGCACCGAGCGCGACGAGGACTTCACCAACGTCGCCATCCACTGA